Proteins co-encoded in one Populus trichocarpa isolate Nisqually-1 chromosome 10, P.trichocarpa_v4.1, whole genome shotgun sequence genomic window:
- the LOC7491620 gene encoding uncharacterized protein LOC7491620: protein MGNCFTSSKQSMAELAPCDFIKSTPAVQLYGDPTSSFTLYLHLALLYKTRALQFTPTNDPIPVVQFGPETVSGPREMMVRFIDVKLPQPPLMVVVEEGGETAALVVKMVAMQHRSVVWHLERMVWWSEDLVTRGGKKNGDPTMGSARMEVRKFGKSYSQLLEVMIEHAQMEERVLFPLLETAERGLCKAANEEHGRDLPIMNGIREDMKSIGVLDTGSNDYREALRNLSTRLKSLLDHSKEHFQEEERDVLPLMEALELGKDQQLRVLEQCIDVMQGTHSHLFSFFIEGLLPREAMQYLDLITRCKEEKLVASMLRRIIE, encoded by the exons ATGGGAAATTGTTTTACTAGTTCAAAGCAATCAATGGCAGAGTTAGCTCCTTGTGATTTCATCAAATCAACCCCGGCCGTCCAATTATACGGTGACCCCACCAGTTCTTTCACTCTCTACCTTCATCTTGCTCTTCTTTACAAGACTAGAGCGCTTCAATTTACACCCACTAATGACCCGATTCCAGTGGTCCAATTCGGGCCCGAAACAGTTTCGGGTCCCCGAGAGATGATGGTTCGGTTCATTGATGTGAAGTTGCCGCAACCGCcgttgatggtggtggtggaagaGGGAGGTGAAACGGCGGCGTTGGTGGTTAAAATGGTGGCGATGCAACATAGGAGTGTGGTGTGGCATTTGGAGAGGATGGTGTGGTGGAGTGAGGATTTGGTGACACGTGGTGGGAAGAAGAATGGTGATCCGACTATGGGGAGTGCGAGGATGGAGGTGAGGAAGTTTGGGAAGAGTTATTCGCAGTTGCTAGAGGTCATGATTGAGCACGCGCAGATGGAGGAGCGTGTGCTTTTTCCACTTCTCGAAACGGCTGAGAGAG GGCTGTGTAAAGCTGCAAATGAGGAGCATGGAAGGGACCTACCCATCATGAATGGAATCAGAGAAGACATGAAATCAATTGGAGTTCTAGACACTGGGAGCAATGACTACCGAGAGGCTCTTCGAAACCTTTCCACTCGGCTCAAATCATTGCTG GATCATAGCAAAGAGCACTTCCAGGAGGAGGAGCGAGATGTATTACCATTGATGGAGGCTCTGGAACTGGGAAAAGATCAGCAATTGAGGGTATTGGAGCAATGTATTGATGTGATGCAAGGGACTCACTCGCATTTGTTCAGCTTTTTTATTGAAGGTCTTCTCCCTCGAGAAGCCATGCAGTACCTGGATTTGATTACAAGGTGTAAAGAGGAAAAACTCGTGGCCTCCATGCTTCGCAGGATTATTGAGTAG
- the LOC7469531 gene encoding ribonuclease H2 subunit A isoform X4, which produces MGIDEAGRVPVLGTLLLDLWCTDACTVLAHMRRLSLPSALQVCVDTVGDPEKYRIKLSESFPFVKFVVAKKAGSLYPVVSGASIVAKVVISHPFDSLNLFLPICLSFIQPSRLQEIGPCEDGYLMKQLKTWLGILDLDTLELGWNKHEHSVFGFPTLVRFSWGTCTPYSKNMVDVLGQLSVFSLHSHSNTLLLQLHHCAA; this is translated from the exons ATGGGTATAGATGAAGCTGGTCGTGTTCCAGTTCTTGGCACTTTATTACTC GACCTATGGTGTACGGATGCTTGTACTGTGCTCGCTCATATGAGAAGACTCTCTCTACCCTCAGCTTTGCAG GTTTGTGTGGATACAGTGGGAGATCCTGAGAAATATAGAATAAAACTGTCTGAAAGTTTTCCTTTTGTCAAGTTTGTTGTTGCAAAGAAGGCTGGTAGTCTTTATCCAGTTGTGAGTGGAGCAAGTATTGTTGCAAAGGTAGTGATTTCCCACCCATTTGATTCCCTTAATTTGTTCTTGCCAATATGTTTATCTTTCATTCAACCGAGTAGGTTACAAGAGATTGGGCCTTGTGAGGATGGGTACTTGATGAAACAGCTTAAAACATGGCTAGGAATTTTGGATCTGGATACCCTGGAG CTTGGTTGGAACAAACACGAACACTCAGTATTTGGATTCCCAACACTGGTCCGCTTCAGTTGGGGTACATGCACACCCTATTCCAAGAACATGGTTGACGTCTTGGGTCAATTATCGGTCTTTTCTTTACATTCCCATAGCAATACCCTTCTTCTGCAGCTGCATCATTGTGCTGCGTGA
- the LOC7469531 gene encoding ribonuclease H2 subunit A isoform X5 produces the protein MKLDLWCTDACTVLAHMRRLSLPSALQVCVDTVGDPEKYRIKLSESFPFVKFVVAKKAGSLYPVVSGASIVAKVVISHPFDSLNLFLPICLSFIQPSRLQEIGPCEDGYLMKQLKTWLGILDLDTLEFYCCVQILKLKLGWNKHEHSVFGFPTLVRFSWGTCTPYSKNMVDVLGQLSVFSLHSHSNTLLLQLHHCAA, from the exons ATGAAGCTG GACCTATGGTGTACGGATGCTTGTACTGTGCTCGCTCATATGAGAAGACTCTCTCTACCCTCAGCTTTGCAG GTTTGTGTGGATACAGTGGGAGATCCTGAGAAATATAGAATAAAACTGTCTGAAAGTTTTCCTTTTGTCAAGTTTGTTGTTGCAAAGAAGGCTGGTAGTCTTTATCCAGTTGTGAGTGGAGCAAGTATTGTTGCAAAGGTAGTGATTTCCCACCCATTTGATTCCCTTAATTTGTTCTTGCCAATATGTTTATCTTTCATTCAACCGAGTAGGTTACAAGAGATTGGGCCTTGTGAGGATGGGTACTTGATGAAACAGCTTAAAACATGGCTAGGAATTTTGGATCTGGATACCCTGGAG TTTTATTGTTGTGTGCAAATCCTGAAACTAAAGCTTGGTTGGAACAAACACGAACACTCAGTATTTGGATTCCCAACACTGGTCCGCTTCAGTTGGGGTACATGCACACCCTATTCCAAGAACATGGTTGACGTCTTGGGTCAATTATCGGTCTTTTCTTTACATTCCCATAGCAATACCCTTCTTCTGCAGCTGCATCATTGTGCTGCGTGA
- the LOC7469531 gene encoding uncharacterized protein LOC7469531 isoform X8, which translates to MGIDEAGRVPVLGTLLLDLWCTDACTVLAHMRRLSLPSALQVCVDTVGDPEKYRIKLSESFPFVKFVVAKKAGSLYPVVSGASIVAKGIG; encoded by the exons ATGGGTATAGATGAAGCTGGTCGTGTTCCAGTTCTTGGCACTTTATTACTC GACCTATGGTGTACGGATGCTTGTACTGTGCTCGCTCATATGAGAAGACTCTCTCTACCCTCAGCTTTGCAG GTTTGTGTGGATACAGTGGGAGATCCTGAGAAATATAGAATAAAACTGTCTGAAAGTTTTCCTTTTGTCAAGTTTGTTGTTGCAAAGAAGGCTGGTAGTCTTTATCCAGTTGTGAGTGGAGCAAGTATTGTTGCAAAG GGAATCGGATAA
- the LOC7469531 gene encoding ribonuclease H2 subunit A isoform X3 encodes MLKKNKINLNEISHDSASGLVNRVLNMGVLLTEVCVDTVGDPEKYRIKLSESFPFVKFVVAKKAGSLYPVVSGASIVAKVVISHPFDSLNLFLPICLSFIQPSRLQEIGPCEDGYLMKQLKTWLGILDLDTLEFYCCVQILKLKLGWNKHEHSVFGFPTLVRFSWGTCTPYSKNMVDVLGQLSVFSLHSHSNTLLLQLHHCAA; translated from the exons ATGCTTAAGAA GAATAAGATAAACCTAAATGAGATATCACATGATTCTGCTAGTGGCCTTGTGAATAGGGTGCTAAACATGGGAGTTCTTTTAACCGAG GTTTGTGTGGATACAGTGGGAGATCCTGAGAAATATAGAATAAAACTGTCTGAAAGTTTTCCTTTTGTCAAGTTTGTTGTTGCAAAGAAGGCTGGTAGTCTTTATCCAGTTGTGAGTGGAGCAAGTATTGTTGCAAAGGTAGTGATTTCCCACCCATTTGATTCCCTTAATTTGTTCTTGCCAATATGTTTATCTTTCATTCAACCGAGTAGGTTACAAGAGATTGGGCCTTGTGAGGATGGGTACTTGATGAAACAGCTTAAAACATGGCTAGGAATTTTGGATCTGGATACCCTGGAG TTTTATTGTTGTGTGCAAATCCTGAAACTAAAGCTTGGTTGGAACAAACACGAACACTCAGTATTTGGATTCCCAACACTGGTCCGCTTCAGTTGGGGTACATGCACACCCTATTCCAAGAACATGGTTGACGTCTTGGGTCAATTATCGGTCTTTTCTTTACATTCCCATAGCAATACCCTTCTTCTGCAGCTGCATCATTGTGCTGCGTGA
- the LOC7469532 gene encoding uncharacterized protein LOC7469532, protein MQYKGKMGLLLGLLVITGLCLSASSTPLDDKPFLPDPLQENDLGAAGTHEHCIGSTDDDSNERSGIVHSSKFAHGGSAHGGARGGGATGAADNAHGGGEAQGGGAVVPVIIAGAAANHRPNNHHNAGSRQVNCIVPPLITTTFVALIVH, encoded by the exons ATGCAGTACAAAGGGAAGATGGGATTGCTCCTTGGACTCCTCGTGATCACCGGCTTATGCCTGTCTGCATCTTCAACACCACTCGACGACAAGCCCTTCCTTCCAG ATCCTTTGCAGGAGAATGATCTAGGAGCTGCAGGCACACATGAACATTGCATCGGTAGCACTGACGATGATTCTAATGAAAGAAGTGGCATAGTACACAGCAGCAAATTTGCACATGGCGGCTCAGCTCATGGAGGTGCACGTGGTGGTGGAGCAACTGGGGCAGCTGACAATGCACACGGTGGTGGCGAAGCACAAGGAGGTGGAGCAGTCGTCCCGGTAATCATAGCAGGTGCTGCAGCTAATCACCGACCAAACAACCACCACAATGCTGGCAGCCGCCAAGTGAACTGCATAGTGCCTCCATTGATTACAACCACCTTTGTTGCTCTCATTGTACATTAA
- the LOC7469531 gene encoding uncharacterized protein LOC7469531 isoform X2 — protein MGSESTLPEWAQSLGLWDLWCTDACTVLAHMRRLSLPSALQVCVDTVGDPEKYRIKLSESFPFVKFVVAKKAGSLYPVVSGASIVAKVVISHPFDSLNLFLPICLSFIQPSRLQEIGPCEDGYLMKQLKTWLGILDLDTLEFYCCVQILKLKLGWNKHEHSVFGFPTLVRFSWGTCTPYSKNMVDVLGQLSVFSLHSHSNTLLLQLHHCAA, from the exons ATGGGGTCTGAATCAACTCTCCCCGAGTGGGCTCAAAGCCTTGGATTATGG GACCTATGGTGTACGGATGCTTGTACTGTGCTCGCTCATATGAGAAGACTCTCTCTACCCTCAGCTTTGCAG GTTTGTGTGGATACAGTGGGAGATCCTGAGAAATATAGAATAAAACTGTCTGAAAGTTTTCCTTTTGTCAAGTTTGTTGTTGCAAAGAAGGCTGGTAGTCTTTATCCAGTTGTGAGTGGAGCAAGTATTGTTGCAAAGGTAGTGATTTCCCACCCATTTGATTCCCTTAATTTGTTCTTGCCAATATGTTTATCTTTCATTCAACCGAGTAGGTTACAAGAGATTGGGCCTTGTGAGGATGGGTACTTGATGAAACAGCTTAAAACATGGCTAGGAATTTTGGATCTGGATACCCTGGAG TTTTATTGTTGTGTGCAAATCCTGAAACTAAAGCTTGGTTGGAACAAACACGAACACTCAGTATTTGGATTCCCAACACTGGTCCGCTTCAGTTGGGGTACATGCACACCCTATTCCAAGAACATGGTTGACGTCTTGGGTCAATTATCGGTCTTTTCTTTACATTCCCATAGCAATACCCTTCTTCTGCAGCTGCATCATTGTGCTGCGTGA
- the LOC7469531 gene encoding uncharacterized protein LOC7469531 isoform X6, which translates to MGIDEAGRVPVLGTLLLDLWCTDACTVLAHMRRLSLPSALQVCVDTVGDPEKYRIKLSESFPFVKFVVAKKAGSLYPVVSGASIVAKVVISHPFDSLNLFLPICLSFIQPSRLQEIGPCEDGYLMKQLKTWLGILDLDTLEGIG; encoded by the exons ATGGGTATAGATGAAGCTGGTCGTGTTCCAGTTCTTGGCACTTTATTACTC GACCTATGGTGTACGGATGCTTGTACTGTGCTCGCTCATATGAGAAGACTCTCTCTACCCTCAGCTTTGCAG GTTTGTGTGGATACAGTGGGAGATCCTGAGAAATATAGAATAAAACTGTCTGAAAGTTTTCCTTTTGTCAAGTTTGTTGTTGCAAAGAAGGCTGGTAGTCTTTATCCAGTTGTGAGTGGAGCAAGTATTGTTGCAAAGGTAGTGATTTCCCACCCATTTGATTCCCTTAATTTGTTCTTGCCAATATGTTTATCTTTCATTCAACCGAGTAGGTTACAAGAGATTGGGCCTTGTGAGGATGGGTACTTGATGAAACAGCTTAAAACATGGCTAGGAATTTTGGATCTGGATACCCTGGAG GGAATCGGATAA
- the LOC7469531 gene encoding uncharacterized protein LOC7469531 isoform X1: MGIDEAGRVPVLGTLLLDLWCTDACTVLAHMRRLSLPSALQVCVDTVGDPEKYRIKLSESFPFVKFVVAKKAGSLYPVVSGASIVAKVVISHPFDSLNLFLPICLSFIQPSRLQEIGPCEDGYLMKQLKTWLGILDLDTLEFYCCVQILKLKLGWNKHEHSVFGFPTLVRFSWGTCTPYSKNMVDVLGQLSVFSLHSHSNTLLLQLHHCAA, translated from the exons ATGGGTATAGATGAAGCTGGTCGTGTTCCAGTTCTTGGCACTTTATTACTC GACCTATGGTGTACGGATGCTTGTACTGTGCTCGCTCATATGAGAAGACTCTCTCTACCCTCAGCTTTGCAG GTTTGTGTGGATACAGTGGGAGATCCTGAGAAATATAGAATAAAACTGTCTGAAAGTTTTCCTTTTGTCAAGTTTGTTGTTGCAAAGAAGGCTGGTAGTCTTTATCCAGTTGTGAGTGGAGCAAGTATTGTTGCAAAGGTAGTGATTTCCCACCCATTTGATTCCCTTAATTTGTTCTTGCCAATATGTTTATCTTTCATTCAACCGAGTAGGTTACAAGAGATTGGGCCTTGTGAGGATGGGTACTTGATGAAACAGCTTAAAACATGGCTAGGAATTTTGGATCTGGATACCCTGGAG TTTTATTGTTGTGTGCAAATCCTGAAACTAAAGCTTGGTTGGAACAAACACGAACACTCAGTATTTGGATTCCCAACACTGGTCCGCTTCAGTTGGGGTACATGCACACCCTATTCCAAGAACATGGTTGACGTCTTGGGTCAATTATCGGTCTTTTCTTTACATTCCCATAGCAATACCCTTCTTCTGCAGCTGCATCATTGTGCTGCGTGA
- the LOC7469531 gene encoding ribonuclease H2 subunit A isoform X7 gives MGIDEAGRVPVLGTLLLDLWCTDACTVLAHMRRLSLPSALQVCVDTVGDPEKYRIKLSESFPFVKFVVAKKAGSLYPVVSGASIVAKVTRDWAL, from the exons ATGGGTATAGATGAAGCTGGTCGTGTTCCAGTTCTTGGCACTTTATTACTC GACCTATGGTGTACGGATGCTTGTACTGTGCTCGCTCATATGAGAAGACTCTCTCTACCCTCAGCTTTGCAG GTTTGTGTGGATACAGTGGGAGATCCTGAGAAATATAGAATAAAACTGTCTGAAAGTTTTCCTTTTGTCAAGTTTGTTGTTGCAAAGAAGGCTGGTAGTCTTTATCCAGTTGTGAGTGGAGCAAGTATTGTTGCAAAG GTTACAAGAGATTGGGCCTTGTGA